The proteins below are encoded in one region of Halorhodospira halochloris:
- a CDS encoding cytochrome C assembly family protein: protein MYVLALTIITALLYLAAAGAIGNRIYFGEERGPARSTGLALAAAAVGVHAVLVAETTWAGVELNLSIFNALSLVTWISCAGVVAFSLRHRIEHLGLLLWPITSLAVLTTLFEDPGTSVTRDPFLTTHIVISMAAYAILLAAVIQAITVAILDNRLRTHRRAIGFVRRLPALRTMERQLLWLVAIGFSALTISLATGLGFFFDEVASGGMIHKTSLSIASWLAFGFLLFGHTLWGWRGQTAVRWTVLGFVALMLGYFGSKFVIELILNG from the coding sequence ATGTACGTGTTAGCACTGACTATCATAACTGCCCTGTTGTACCTAGCAGCCGCCGGTGCGATAGGGAACAGGATCTATTTCGGCGAGGAGCGAGGACCAGCCCGCTCCACTGGTCTAGCGCTTGCCGCCGCGGCGGTAGGCGTTCACGCCGTGCTGGTTGCCGAAACCACTTGGGCCGGAGTGGAGCTAAACCTCTCTATATTTAACGCCCTATCCCTGGTCACCTGGATCTCTTGTGCCGGAGTGGTGGCGTTTAGTCTGCGCCACCGTATAGAGCATTTGGGGTTATTGCTCTGGCCAATTACCTCTTTGGCAGTTCTAACCACCCTGTTCGAGGATCCCGGCACCAGCGTTACCCGCGACCCATTTCTGACTACCCACATAGTCATCTCTATGGCCGCCTACGCCATATTGCTGGCTGCCGTGATACAGGCAATAACTGTCGCTATACTGGATAACCGTTTGCGCACTCACCGCCGGGCAATAGGCTTTGTGCGCCGGCTGCCTGCCTTGCGCACAATGGAGCGCCAGCTGCTCTGGCTTGTTGCTATCGGCTTTAGTGCCCTGACCATATCCCTCGCCACCGGGCTAGGCTTCTTTTTTGATGAGGTTGCATCGGGGGGAATGATCCACAAGACATCCCTGTCGATTGCATCCTGGCTGGCCTTCGGCTTCCTCTTGTTCGGCCACACACTGTGGGGCTGGCGAGGTCAAACCGCTGTGCGCTGGACAGTCTTAGGTTTCGTCGCGCTGATGCTCGGCTACTTCGGCTCGAAGTTTGTGATCGAGTTGATTCTTAACGGCTAA
- a CDS encoding thioredoxin family protein gives MVQTESTMLDLGSPAPDFALPDTDGRIVRLSDAEGKNGLLVAFICNHCPFVKHLRDELARLGHECQEKGVAMVAISSNNPQTHPDDSPQKMAEEKAAAGYPFPYLFDEEQSVAKDFRAACTPDFFLFDSELKLYYRGRFDDSTPKNGRPITGHDLRSALDSLLNGEQPPQPQYPSIGCNIKWKPGNEPDYFG, from the coding sequence ATGGTTCAGACTGAGTCAACTATGCTTGATTTGGGCTCCCCAGCGCCCGATTTCGCACTACCCGATACAGATGGAAGGATAGTCAGGTTATCTGATGCGGAAGGCAAGAACGGCCTGCTGGTTGCTTTTATCTGCAATCATTGCCCCTTCGTGAAACATCTGCGTGACGAGTTGGCACGACTTGGCCACGAGTGCCAGGAAAAGGGGGTAGCAATGGTTGCGATTAGCTCTAACAACCCCCAGACACATCCTGACGATAGTCCGCAGAAGATGGCAGAGGAGAAGGCTGCCGCCGGCTATCCGTTTCCCTATTTGTTTGATGAAGAGCAGTCGGTTGCCAAGGACTTCCGTGCCGCTTGCACTCCGGATTTCTTTCTCTTTGACAGTGAGTTGAAGCTGTATTATCGCGGCCGCTTTGATGACAGCACACCCAAGAACGGCCGGCCGATTACAGGCCATGATCTGCGTTCAGCACTAGACTCCTTGCTCAATGGCGAGCAGCCCCCGCAGCCTCAGTATCCGAGTATAGGCTGCAATATAAAATGGAAGCCGGGCAATGAGCCTGATTATTTCGGTTAA
- the dctP gene encoding TRAP transporter substrate-binding protein DctP: MRRFSLPILPAGWFAVSIATLLLVACDDTDQPTQWRIALEEVEGSIQYQYAQRFAEEVAERTEGEVEVNIYPYGALGNIEDIYEQLQNNAVHFAFGSGRLGATVPESQLFSLHFVLSDDELVNTRALNSPDFLWSEDLQQAYQERRFQLLSLLPEGWQVWSANQPIRTPADFSGVQIRIMDNRLLRETYRAYGADPTPMEYGELYSGLQQGVVDAAIQPFFAHQEMGFYEVQDYLISARQSQFVASFMASSIFYERLPRDKREMLQEIAADLVEWAHEMQQEVNAERLEQIKQNSNIELIELADSEREEFKELARPLRARFSSEVGSRGERLLAKLLDEVQEAEQ; the protein is encoded by the coding sequence ATGCGCCGTTTTTCGCTTCCCATATTGCCCGCCGGATGGTTTGCAGTCTCGATCGCTACTCTATTGCTGGTAGCGTGTGATGATACCGATCAGCCAACTCAGTGGCGTATAGCCCTAGAGGAGGTGGAGGGCAGTATCCAATATCAATATGCACAGCGGTTTGCTGAAGAGGTGGCAGAGCGGACCGAGGGAGAGGTAGAGGTCAATATTTACCCCTACGGGGCCCTAGGAAATATAGAAGATATTTATGAGCAGCTGCAGAATAACGCGGTTCATTTTGCTTTTGGTTCAGGGCGTCTGGGGGCCACCGTACCCGAGAGCCAACTCTTTAGTCTCCACTTCGTGCTCAGTGACGATGAACTGGTCAACACCAGGGCCCTTAACAGCCCCGATTTTCTCTGGAGTGAAGATCTGCAGCAGGCTTATCAGGAGCGCCGTTTCCAGCTGCTTTCGCTGCTCCCCGAGGGCTGGCAGGTTTGGAGCGCTAATCAGCCCATCCGCACACCGGCGGATTTCTCCGGGGTGCAGATCCGTATCATGGATAACCGCTTGCTGCGTGAAACCTACCGCGCTTACGGTGCTGACCCGACGCCTATGGAGTACGGCGAGCTTTATAGCGGGTTGCAGCAGGGGGTAGTTGATGCTGCGATACAACCATTTTTCGCGCACCAAGAGATGGGCTTTTACGAGGTGCAGGATTATTTGATATCCGCCCGCCAATCGCAGTTTGTGGCAAGCTTCATGGCCAGTTCGATCTTTTATGAACGGCTGCCGCGGGATAAGCGCGAAATGCTCCAAGAGATAGCTGCTGATCTAGTCGAATGGGCCCATGAGATGCAGCAGGAGGTTAATGCCGAGCGCCTTGAGCAGATCAAGCAAAATTCAAACATAGAGCTGATTGAGCTCGCTGATAGCGAGAGGGAGGAGTTTAAAGAGCTAGCCCGTCCATTGCGGGCCAGGTTCTCTTCGGAAGTAGGTAGCCGGGGAGAGAGGTTATTGGCTAAGTTACTTGATGAGGTGCAAGAGGCAGAGCAATAG
- a CDS encoding TRAP transporter small permease gives MPAGNYLHRLDRGVERFESIILAGGVLALAAVSITNTLLRNLLGTTLPGASELTEIFMIWITFAGLAYAVRRARHIAMTALYDQLRGIIRKALLVTISVGSAALLFYLSYFALIYVLSTYQGGRTTTALSIPVWAAYAIVPAGLFLGAIQYSLTAWRNLSTAGIHRSFQERERYEQEPSEGEPKW, from the coding sequence ATGCCAGCCGGAAACTATCTGCACCGCCTTGACCGAGGTGTAGAGCGTTTTGAATCGATAATACTCGCCGGCGGTGTCCTAGCACTAGCGGCAGTATCCATAACCAACACCCTGCTACGCAACCTCCTCGGTACGACCCTACCTGGCGCCTCCGAACTTACCGAAATATTCATGATTTGGATCACCTTCGCGGGCTTAGCCTACGCTGTACGCCGAGCTCGTCACATAGCCATGACGGCGCTCTACGATCAGCTGCGCGGTATAATCCGTAAGGCATTGTTAGTAACCATCAGTGTCGGCAGCGCAGCACTGCTTTTCTATCTGAGCTATTTTGCCCTCATTTATGTGCTCAGCACTTATCAGGGCGGCAGAACAACGACCGCTCTAAGCATCCCTGTCTGGGCAGCCTACGCCATAGTTCCGGCAGGCCTGTTCCTTGGCGCTATTCAATACTCACTGACCGCCTGGCGCAACCTCAGCACGGCTGGCATACATCGCTCTTTTCAAGAGCGCGAGCGCTACGAACAAGAACCCTCTGAAGGAGAGCCCAAGTGGTAG
- a CDS encoding TRAP transporter large permease produces the protein MVAAIALSVMILLLIAGFPLKVPLIVGALIVMWLEMPFLDPSDLIRQMISGVQPVVLSAVPMFILAADLMTRGRTAHTLLDLVSSFLGHLRGGLPITTAVSCTLFGAVSGSTQATVVAMGSPLRPRLLKAGYKDSFTLALIVNASDVALLIPPSIGMIVYGVVAQTSPAQLFIAGIGPGLLIVLMISVWCYAYTRWQGIAPQPRAAWSERGRALLRAFPAFGLPVVVIGGIYSGVFTPTEAASISVLYAAILELLVYRSLRLSDLFSVARSTGLITAVVFILVAAGQAFAYSISFAQIPQELIGPLIEFVGDNPQLALLVIALIYFVGCMFVDPIVVILIFTPILAPLVTATGLDPVLVGTIVVMQAAIGSATPPFGVDLFTAMAVFRRPYFDVIKGTPPFILIMVIATILVIAFPQIALFLRDLAFK, from the coding sequence GTGGTAGCGGCTATCGCCTTGAGCGTGATGATACTCCTGTTAATTGCAGGATTCCCGCTAAAGGTGCCCTTGATAGTCGGGGCATTGATAGTCATGTGGCTGGAGATGCCGTTTCTTGACCCGTCTGACTTAATCAGACAGATGATTAGCGGTGTTCAACCGGTAGTTCTTTCAGCGGTGCCGATGTTTATCCTAGCCGCCGATCTGATGACGCGCGGTCGCACCGCGCATACATTACTCGATCTAGTTAGCAGCTTTCTCGGCCACCTCCGCGGCGGTCTGCCGATAACCACCGCGGTAAGCTGCACGCTTTTCGGCGCCGTTTCCGGATCAACTCAGGCCACCGTTGTAGCTATGGGATCACCCTTGCGTCCTCGCCTACTAAAGGCCGGATACAAGGACTCTTTCACGCTTGCCCTCATCGTTAACGCCAGTGATGTTGCGCTGCTTATACCCCCTAGTATCGGCATGATTGTCTACGGTGTTGTTGCTCAAACATCACCGGCACAGTTGTTTATTGCCGGAATTGGCCCAGGACTGCTGATCGTTTTGATGATCAGTGTTTGGTGCTATGCCTACACTCGCTGGCAAGGCATTGCTCCGCAACCCCGAGCCGCCTGGTCAGAGCGCGGGCGCGCTTTATTACGGGCCTTCCCAGCCTTCGGGCTGCCTGTTGTAGTCATTGGCGGAATTTACAGCGGGGTTTTTACCCCTACCGAGGCCGCATCCATATCAGTGCTCTACGCTGCTATCCTGGAGCTTCTTGTCTATCGAAGCCTGCGGCTTAGCGATCTGTTCTCAGTGGCGCGCTCTACTGGCCTGATCACGGCAGTTGTTTTCATTTTGGTTGCCGCAGGGCAGGCATTCGCCTACTCAATCTCTTTTGCCCAAATCCCGCAAGAGCTTATTGGGCCACTTATTGAGTTTGTTGGCGATAACCCTCAGCTAGCCCTTTTGGTGATTGCGCTGATATATTTCGTCGGCTGCATGTTCGTCGACCCCATAGTAGTCATATTGATATTTACCCCCATTCTTGCCCCATTAGTGACGGCTACCGGCCTTGATCCGGTTCTTGTAGGAACCATAGTGGTTATGCAGGCGGCAATCGGCTCAGCAACACCACCCTTCGGGGTCGATCTTTTCACAGCGATGGCGGTATTCAGGCGACCTTATTTCGATGTTATCAAGGGCACCCCGCCATTTATTCTGATAATGGTTATAGCGACCATACTAGTGATCGCTTTCCCACAGATCGCGCTTTTCCTGCGCGATTTAGCGTTTAAGTGA
- a CDS encoding energy transducer TonB — translation MAVEVRARQWLAALVIALGVHLGALAWLPRDTDEPDEVHAPEGVEIVLAGAPEQPAEEVEETEEDEPDEEPEPEPEPEPEPEPEPEPEPEPEPEPEPEPEPEPEPEPEPEPEPEPEPEPDPEPEPEPEPEPEPDPEPEPEPEPEPEPEPEPEQQQLEQNPIPELPEADELVEAQPEEGTPGTEADVTDSYLADIHRALQGEQRYPRSAERRRLEGTVELYFVLNADGTVEEWRIESGSGHGVLDEEVERMIDSVQLPSIPEEEGIDRLQLTVPIEFRLR, via the coding sequence ATGGCAGTGGAGGTGCGAGCAAGACAATGGTTGGCAGCTCTAGTTATAGCTTTAGGCGTGCATCTAGGTGCCCTAGCTTGGTTGCCTAGAGATACTGACGAGCCGGATGAGGTACACGCTCCGGAGGGGGTGGAGATCGTTTTGGCAGGTGCTCCGGAGCAGCCAGCTGAGGAGGTCGAAGAGACCGAAGAGGATGAGCCTGACGAGGAGCCGGAACCAGAACCTGAACCCGAACCCGAGCCCGAGCCCGAGCCGGAACCGGAGCCAGAACCGGAACCGGAGCCCGAGCCGGAACCGGAACCCGAACCGGAACCCGAACCGGAACCGGAACCGGAACCTGAGCCGGAACCTGAGCCCGACCCGGAACCGGAGCCCGAGCCCGAGCCCGAGCCTGAGCCGGACCCCGAACCCGAACCGGAGCCGGAACCGGAGCCGGAGCCAGAACCGGAACCCGAGCAGCAGCAACTGGAGCAAAACCCAATCCCAGAGTTGCCCGAGGCCGATGAGCTGGTTGAAGCACAGCCTGAGGAGGGTACTCCCGGCACAGAAGCCGATGTCACTGATTCATACTTAGCTGATATCCATAGGGCACTGCAGGGCGAACAGCGCTACCCCCGTTCGGCTGAACGCAGGCGTTTGGAAGGAACCGTCGAGCTTTATTTTGTGTTGAATGCTGATGGTACGGTTGAAGAGTGGCGGATAGAGTCCGGGTCAGGTCACGGTGTGCTTGATGAGGAGGTAGAGAGGATGATTGATTCAGTGCAGCTGCCCTCTATCCCTGAAGAAGAGGGGATAGATCGACTGCAGCTTACTGTGCCGATCGAGTTTAGGCTGCGGTGA
- a CDS encoding ExbD/TolR family protein, translating to MKLPAPQRKEPEENVIPLINIVFLLLIFFMVAGTLTPSQPFDIDLPATEKGGEMPRDPLRIYLSGDGRVALADEEVSVEDLESRIAAQLDESPDLPVQIEADGSAQSKVLLDVMDALRDAGVERADLVTRRE from the coding sequence TTGAAGTTACCAGCACCTCAGCGCAAAGAGCCTGAAGAGAATGTTATCCCGCTGATTAATATTGTCTTTTTGCTTTTGATCTTTTTTATGGTGGCGGGCACCTTGACCCCCAGCCAGCCGTTCGACATCGATTTGCCAGCCACCGAGAAGGGCGGTGAAATGCCCCGCGACCCACTTAGGATATATTTAAGTGGTGATGGGAGGGTGGCTCTGGCTGATGAGGAGGTTTCGGTAGAGGACCTCGAAAGCAGGATAGCGGCGCAATTGGATGAATCTCCCGATTTGCCGGTGCAGATAGAAGCCGACGGCTCTGCACAGTCGAAGGTTTTGCTCGATGTAATGGATGCCTTACGGGATGCTGGGGTTGAGAGGGCCGATCTGGTGACCCGCAGGGAGTGA
- a CDS encoding ExbD/TolR family protein has protein sequence MQIEQPQRRRRLVSLTPLIDVVFILLIFFMLASTFVDQHIFSVDAPAQDTAATQDDDVQPLRIRVDEDGYRVDEQLLDRDAVIDKLRKLAADEDEPRVQVLAVAEAPVRAVIKLIDWSAGAGIEDVAVIREE, from the coding sequence ATGCAAATTGAGCAACCCCAACGCCGCCGGCGCCTGGTTAGTCTGACCCCGCTGATAGATGTTGTATTCATATTGTTGATTTTTTTTATGCTGGCTTCAACTTTTGTTGATCAGCATATATTCAGTGTTGATGCGCCGGCGCAGGATACCGCGGCTACGCAAGATGATGATGTTCAGCCGCTGCGCATCAGGGTTGATGAGGATGGCTATCGGGTGGATGAGCAGCTGCTGGATAGGGATGCGGTGATAGACAAGCTGCGTAAGTTGGCTGCTGATGAAGACGAGCCTAGGGTGCAGGTGTTGGCGGTGGCAGAGGCTCCAGTTAGGGCGGTAATTAAGTTGATCGACTGGTCTGCGGGTGCAGGCATTGAGGATGTGGCGGTGATTCGGGAGGAGTAG
- a CDS encoding MotA/TolQ/ExbB proton channel family protein, which translates to MDNAGADALLTDGGALERLGSLLDTGGPVLTLLSILSVVTLAIILVKFWQFAAARLQDRRTLPEAIGLWRRGEFEAGVERLESSKHIGAEVLATAMRGRLEHGSADDERLREEVTRLATGRLEQLRSHLRGLEAIGVLSPLLGLLGTVLGMIEAFRQLEAAGSQVDPSALSGGIWEALLTTAAGLALAIPAVAMLTWLERIVERFRTRLEDAVTQVFTTPPPVSGAQGGQSVGDDQLSADEAAGREHDSEGSHLKSVNGNRAVNAN; encoded by the coding sequence ATGGATAATGCGGGAGCCGACGCCTTGTTGACTGATGGGGGTGCTCTGGAGAGGCTAGGATCGTTACTTGACACGGGCGGCCCGGTTTTGACCCTGCTAAGCATCTTATCCGTGGTCACTCTAGCAATAATCTTGGTCAAGTTTTGGCAATTTGCTGCCGCGCGTTTGCAGGATCGGCGCACCCTGCCAGAGGCAATAGGGCTGTGGCGGCGTGGTGAGTTTGAGGCTGGTGTTGAGCGATTGGAGTCGTCCAAGCATATCGGGGCTGAGGTGTTGGCTACGGCGATGCGTGGCCGACTGGAACATGGCAGTGCTGATGATGAAAGATTGCGCGAGGAGGTTACCAGGCTCGCCACCGGTCGCTTAGAACAACTGCGCAGCCATTTGCGCGGGCTTGAGGCTATTGGAGTCCTAAGCCCTTTGTTGGGGCTCTTGGGTACCGTGTTGGGTATGATTGAGGCATTCCGCCAACTTGAGGCGGCTGGCAGCCAAGTCGACCCGTCAGCTCTTTCCGGGGGGATCTGGGAGGCGCTGCTTACTACAGCTGCTGGTTTGGCCTTGGCAATCCCAGCGGTAGCCATGTTGACCTGGTTAGAGAGGATAGTTGAGCGTTTTCGCACCCGATTGGAAGATGCGGTTACCCAGGTATTTACTACTCCGCCGCCTGTATCAGGCGCTCAGGGTGGGCAGAGCGTAGGTGATGATCAGCTATCGGCTGACGAGGCGGCAGGGCGAGAGCACGACTCTGAAGGTTCACATCTGAAATCGGTTAATGGCAACCGTGCTGTAAATGCAAATTGA
- a CDS encoding YajG family lipoprotein: MKFKGFLIGAGAALIVAGCAPSAQNVKLEPQVDVEERFAEERPEVALRVKDRRSQQILGYRDPGRGITLGIEGSLADVVRESLREALERQGVAVKEWDGEAENRLTVDIKSFDYERSGGFLRRQIDLETKWDVLGSFEGTRVSSQARARTSERMLTVPGDAKNEELVNTILNRAIHQVVTNDDLLEQLREVKD; this comes from the coding sequence ATGAAATTTAAAGGTTTTTTGATTGGGGCAGGAGCTGCGCTGATAGTAGCAGGCTGTGCGCCTAGCGCTCAAAACGTAAAGTTGGAGCCACAGGTAGATGTCGAAGAACGCTTCGCCGAGGAGAGACCCGAGGTGGCCTTGCGGGTCAAAGATAGGCGGTCTCAGCAGATCCTTGGCTACCGTGATCCAGGCCGTGGCATCACGTTGGGAATCGAGGGCTCGCTGGCCGATGTAGTCAGGGAAAGCCTTAGAGAGGCCCTTGAGCGTCAGGGAGTGGCCGTCAAGGAATGGGATGGAGAGGCTGAGAACCGGCTGACAGTGGATATAAAATCATTCGATTATGAGCGCTCTGGAGGCTTTCTGCGGCGACAAATTGATCTTGAGACCAAGTGGGATGTCCTAGGTTCTTTTGAGGGTACTAGGGTAAGCTCGCAGGCTCGAGCGCGCACTTCAGAGAGGATGCTAACAGTCCCTGGCGATGCCAAGAATGAGGAGTTGGTCAATACCATACTCAATCGGGCTATACATCAGGTGGTCACTAATGATGATCTGCTGGAGCAGTTAAGGGAGGTTAAAGATTGA
- the rssA gene encoding patatin-like phospholipase RssA, giving the protein MEQQQNTAKPRIGLALGSGSARGWSHIGVIRALEKAGVEPAVVAGTSIGALVGAFYAAGQLDALEPWVRNLGRREVIGMLDPKLRGSGGLIEGQRLHDFYHEHLAGADLESLPVRFAAVATTLGRGAEVWLHEGDVADAVRASTALPGILSPVPRGKDWLVDGGLVNPVPVSVCRAFGADVVIAVNLNGDLVGRHIREPTHHAGNHSLEMDKLIQQLPKGMRERAQVLAGLWDSWSGGAAEGQEKNPAPGVFEVLAGSLNIMQDRITRSRMAGDPPELLLSPRLAHIGLLEFHRAEEAIGIGEGIVERMMPSINDLLGHAK; this is encoded by the coding sequence ATGGAGCAACAGCAAAACACTGCAAAGCCGCGTATCGGTTTGGCTCTGGGGAGTGGTTCGGCCAGGGGTTGGTCCCACATTGGAGTTATCAGGGCCTTGGAGAAGGCCGGAGTAGAGCCTGCTGTTGTTGCCGGAACCTCGATCGGTGCCCTTGTTGGGGCATTTTACGCCGCTGGCCAATTGGATGCGCTTGAGCCGTGGGTGCGCAACCTAGGCAGACGCGAGGTTATAGGCATGCTTGACCCTAAGCTGCGGGGCAGTGGCGGGTTGATAGAAGGGCAGCGGCTGCACGATTTCTACCATGAGCATCTAGCGGGAGCTGATCTAGAATCGCTGCCGGTGCGCTTTGCTGCTGTGGCGACTACTCTAGGGCGAGGAGCAGAGGTTTGGCTGCACGAAGGTGATGTCGCCGACGCTGTGAGGGCCTCAACCGCGCTCCCTGGGATCCTTAGCCCGGTACCTAGAGGCAAAGACTGGCTGGTTGATGGGGGGTTAGTTAACCCGGTGCCGGTAAGTGTCTGCCGAGCTTTTGGTGCCGATGTTGTGATTGCCGTCAATCTTAATGGTGACCTGGTTGGCCGGCATATCCGGGAGCCGACCCATCATGCCGGGAACCACTCTCTAGAGATGGATAAGCTGATCCAGCAGTTGCCTAAAGGGATGCGGGAAAGGGCTCAGGTTCTAGCCGGGTTATGGGATAGTTGGTCAGGAGGGGCTGCGGAAGGACAGGAGAAAAACCCAGCTCCAGGGGTGTTTGAGGTTCTCGCCGGTTCGCTTAATATTATGCAAGACCGCATAACGCGCAGCCGTATGGCAGGCGATCCGCCTGAGCTGCTTCTGTCACCACGGCTAGCTCATATAGGTCTGCTTGAGTTCCATCGCGCCGAAGAGGCGATAGGTATCGGTGAGGGCATCGTCGAGCGGATGATGCCGTCGATCAATGATTTGCTTGGACACGCCAAATAA
- a CDS encoding NrdJb, with protein MARKKIDQAIIDYEVARGGSSSAEASNATDDQSGSDIEHMHEQIERPEALHGSTYKIKTPLSEHALYVTINDVILNPGTEHELRRPFEIFINSKNMDHFQWIVALTRIISAVFRKGGDCTFLAEELRSVFDPRGGYFKKGGRFMPSLVAEIGDVIETHLRSIGMLDPEGLDEHQRRFIAQKRAEIEGGGPAANNGDGERGSAFPEGAQLCNKCQTKAMVDMDGCLTCLNCGESKCG; from the coding sequence ATGGCGAGGAAAAAGATAGACCAGGCCATAATCGACTATGAGGTCGCGCGGGGTGGTTCTAGCTCAGCTGAGGCGTCAAATGCTACGGACGATCAGAGCGGGTCTGATATCGAGCATATGCATGAGCAGATCGAGCGACCTGAAGCTCTCCACGGCTCGACTTACAAGATAAAAACGCCGCTATCCGAGCACGCCCTATATGTGACCATCAACGATGTAATCCTCAATCCGGGCACCGAGCATGAGCTAAGGCGGCCGTTCGAGATATTCATAAATTCGAAAAACATGGACCACTTTCAGTGGATAGTTGCCTTGACCAGGATCATCTCAGCGGTCTTTCGCAAAGGCGGCGACTGCACCTTTCTCGCCGAAGAGCTGCGCTCGGTATTCGACCCGCGGGGCGGCTATTTCAAGAAGGGTGGCCGGTTTATGCCGTCGCTGGTCGCCGAGATAGGCGATGTTATCGAGACCCATCTGCGCAGCATCGGTATGCTTGATCCGGAGGGGCTCGATGAGCACCAGAGGCGCTTTATAGCTCAGAAGAGAGCGGAGATCGAGGGCGGCGGTCCGGCTGCTAATAATGGCGATGGCGAGCGAGGGTCCGCTTTTCCTGAGGGAGCGCAACTCTGTAACAAATGCCAAACTAAGGCTATGGTAGATATGGACGGCTGCCTGACCTGCCTTAACTGCGGCGAGTCAAAGTGTGGGTAA